In Massilia forsythiae, one DNA window encodes the following:
- a CDS encoding riboflavin synthase gives MFTGIVAAVGSIQSVTPLQGGNDAGVRLQIDAGGLGLADVALGDSIAINGACMTVVEKDERAFAVDVSRESLNRTAGLDRPGEVNLEKALTLAERLGGHLVSGHVDGLGVVHAFEQVGESYRLVVDAPQELGKFLAYKGSVVVNGVSLTVNSVEDVPAAADGAACCRFAINLIPHTIAVTTLKHLHAGARVNLEIDLIARYVERMLSAARV, from the coding sequence ATGTTTACTGGAATCGTCGCTGCCGTCGGCAGCATCCAATCGGTCACGCCGCTGCAGGGCGGCAATGACGCCGGCGTGCGCCTGCAGATCGATGCCGGCGGCCTGGGACTGGCCGACGTCGCGCTGGGCGACTCGATCGCCATCAACGGCGCCTGCATGACCGTGGTCGAGAAGGACGAACGCGCCTTCGCGGTCGATGTCTCGCGCGAAAGCCTGAACCGCACCGCCGGCCTCGACCGGCCGGGCGAAGTCAACCTGGAAAAGGCGCTGACCCTGGCCGAACGCCTGGGCGGCCATCTGGTGTCCGGCCACGTCGACGGCCTGGGCGTCGTACACGCCTTCGAGCAGGTGGGCGAGTCGTACCGGCTGGTGGTCGATGCGCCGCAGGAGCTGGGCAAGTTCCTGGCCTACAAAGGCTCGGTGGTGGTCAACGGCGTATCGCTCACGGTCAACAGCGTCGAGGACGTCCCCGCCGCCGCGGACGGCGCCGCCTGCTGCCGCTTCGCGATCAACCTGATCCCGCACACCATCGCGGTGACGACGCTGAAGCACCTGCATGCCGGCGCCCGGGTGAATCTCGAGATCGACCTGATCGCGCGCTACGTCGAGCGCATGCTGAGCGCCGCCAGGGTCTGA
- the ribD gene encoding bifunctional diaminohydroxyphosphoribosylaminopyrimidine deaminase/5-amino-6-(5-phosphoribosylamino)uracil reductase RibD, which translates to MALALEWAAKGMYITAPNPRIGCVIVRDGVVIGAGHTQPAGQAHAEVQALRDAAARGNDVRGATAYVTLEPCSHHGRTPPCSDALVRAGLGRVVAAMVDPNPLVAGRGLAQLAAAGIAVESGILAEQAHELNIGFFTRMRHGRPWVRLKTAASLDGATALDGGESQWITGAEARADGHAWRARAGAILTGIGTVKVDDPQLTVRGIEAPGAAAPLQPRRVIVDSRLDIDLDARILQGAPCWIVAAVADAAKEAALRAAGHEIVMLPNAHGKVDLPALMRELGRREINELHVEAGSKLNASLLREGCIDELLVYLAPSLIGPGQGMFALPPLARLADKVALRFHDVARVGADLRILARTGPSPTTNLY; encoded by the coding sequence ATGGCGCTGGCCCTGGAATGGGCGGCCAAGGGCATGTACATCACGGCGCCGAACCCGCGCATCGGCTGCGTGATCGTGCGCGACGGCGTGGTGATCGGCGCCGGCCATACCCAGCCGGCCGGGCAGGCGCATGCCGAGGTGCAGGCGCTGCGCGACGCCGCGGCGCGCGGCAACGACGTGCGCGGCGCCACCGCCTACGTGACGCTGGAGCCGTGCAGCCACCACGGGCGTACGCCGCCGTGTTCGGACGCGCTGGTGCGCGCCGGGCTCGGACGGGTGGTGGCGGCGATGGTCGACCCGAACCCGCTGGTGGCGGGACGCGGCCTGGCCCAGCTGGCGGCGGCCGGCATCGCGGTCGAGTCGGGCATCCTGGCCGAGCAGGCCCACGAATTGAATATCGGCTTCTTCACGCGCATGCGCCATGGCCGTCCCTGGGTGCGCCTCAAGACGGCGGCCAGCCTGGACGGCGCCACCGCGCTCGACGGCGGCGAGAGCCAGTGGATCACCGGCGCCGAGGCGCGCGCCGACGGCCACGCCTGGCGCGCGCGCGCCGGCGCCATCCTGACCGGCATCGGCACGGTCAAGGTCGACGACCCGCAACTGACCGTGCGCGGCATCGAGGCGCCCGGCGCTGCTGCGCCCTTGCAGCCGCGCCGCGTGATCGTCGACAGCCGCCTGGACATCGACCTCGATGCGCGCATCCTGCAGGGCGCGCCGTGCTGGATCGTGGCGGCCGTAGCGGATGCCGCCAAGGAAGCGGCGCTGCGTGCGGCCGGCCACGAGATCGTCATGCTGCCGAACGCGCACGGCAAGGTCGACCTGCCGGCGCTGATGCGCGAACTGGGCCGGCGCGAGATCAACGAGCTGCACGTCGAGGCCGGTTCCAAGCTGAACGCCTCGCTGCTGCGCGAAGGCTGCATCGACGAATTGCTGGTCTACCTGGCGCCCAGCCTGATCGGGCCGGGGCAGGGCATGTTCGCCCTGCCGCCGCTGGCGCGCCTGGCCGACAAGGTGGCGCTGCGCTTCCACGACGTCGCCCGGGTCGGCGCCGACCTGCGCATCCTGGCGCGCACCGGACCATCACCCACCACGAACCTGTATTGA
- a CDS encoding M16 family metallopeptidase, translating to MPFFSASTIGIAVRLGRAARLYLCLCSYVCAAHAVAVEPPPVSLQPDAPLPTSARVKVGKLDNGLTYYIQRNRKPENRLELRLVVRAGSILEDEDQRGLAHVVEHLAFNGSRHFRKHELVSYLQSIGIKLGADLNAYTGFDETVYVLPVPTERKDDLDRAFLVLQDWAQGLTLDEADIDKERGIVLEELRLGKGAADRMQKVLLPKIYNGSRYAERLPIGQESTLRDFRPDALRRFYRDWYRPDLMAVVAIGDVDPAELESLVRRHFSDLKNPSPARPRPYAAIPVRDGSEAVVVTDREAGPASVLVRYPVTPWRERATVGGYREQLVEILFSGMLGQRLQELSQQPVAPFIGASSGFGRLTPRYRSWNTAAALASGGAAGAIDALVRENERARRFGFSEDELAPIKKSMLRTYENAYRERDKTDSAVYAAEYMRNFLEGESIPGIDAEYRYVTELVPGIGLDEINAYARRAIPAPGAGKLVVYTGPIAGPTASPITSPVAAAAGAAGKPAAAASGVVAGAPAPAPAPPSSEQLLGMVSAAETRAAAAQAPSQATKAMPAALMAAPPAPGRIVAESRDARLGLTHLTLSNGVKVILKPTDFRNDQVLMSAVRFGGQSLFDAPDMFNARYADDIVAAMGLKDFSPTDLRRVLAGTAAGVSVGLGGNTDMVAGNAGAADVETMLQIVWLKFAGVRRDEDLYHAFVGKQMELARNRLAQPGARFGDALLDTLYGGDPRTPRAARPEDIARLDLDRAIAIYRQRFSSARGLTFILVGSFDADTLKPLLATYLGSLPAPPLPAAYRDPGLRPVKGVFKREVKGGSEDKSTVSLTFTGPATFGDAASGHGSGNAMREELRLAALVEVMNLRIIDVLRERLGLIYGGGMEASMTRIPYPHYSVGITLPTGPRNVDRLLQAAFAEIERMRTEGPAQADLDKVKVNWQQNYRKSLQENGYWLGMLQGALVEGTDPALLLDVGQEIGRLRVEDVREAARRYLDMENYVQVVLNPEK from the coding sequence ATGCCTTTCTTCTCTGCCAGCACCATTGGCATCGCCGTCCGTCTCGGCCGCGCCGCGCGCCTGTATTTGTGCTTGTGTTCGTACGTCTGTGCAGCGCATGCCGTTGCCGTCGAACCGCCGCCCGTTTCCCTGCAACCCGATGCGCCCCTGCCCACCAGCGCCCGGGTCAAGGTCGGCAAGCTCGACAATGGCCTGACCTACTATATCCAGCGTAACCGCAAGCCGGAAAACCGGCTGGAGCTGCGCCTGGTGGTGCGCGCCGGTTCCATCCTGGAAGACGAGGACCAGCGCGGCCTGGCCCATGTCGTCGAGCACCTGGCCTTCAACGGCTCGCGCCATTTCAGGAAGCACGAACTGGTGTCCTACCTGCAATCGATCGGCATCAAGCTGGGCGCCGACCTGAACGCCTATACCGGGTTCGACGAAACCGTGTACGTGCTGCCGGTGCCGACCGAGCGCAAGGACGACCTGGACCGGGCCTTCCTGGTGCTGCAGGACTGGGCGCAGGGCTTGACGCTGGACGAGGCCGACATCGACAAGGAACGCGGCATCGTGCTCGAGGAACTGCGTCTCGGCAAGGGGGCGGCAGACCGCATGCAAAAGGTGTTGTTACCGAAGATCTACAACGGGTCGCGCTATGCCGAGCGCCTGCCGATCGGCCAGGAAAGCACCTTGCGCGACTTCCGGCCGGACGCACTGCGCCGTTTCTACCGTGACTGGTACCGGCCCGACCTGATGGCGGTGGTCGCGATCGGCGACGTCGACCCGGCCGAACTGGAAAGCCTGGTCCGGCGTCATTTCTCCGACCTCAAGAATCCATCCCCGGCGCGCCCGCGTCCATACGCCGCGATCCCCGTGCGCGACGGCAGCGAGGCGGTGGTCGTCACCGACAGGGAAGCCGGCCCGGCCTCGGTACTGGTGCGCTACCCGGTCACGCCCTGGCGCGAGCGCGCCACGGTCGGCGGCTACCGCGAGCAACTGGTCGAGATCCTGTTCAGCGGCATGCTCGGCCAGCGCCTGCAGGAATTGTCGCAGCAGCCGGTTGCACCGTTCATCGGCGCCAGCAGCGGCTTCGGGCGCCTGACACCGCGCTACCGCTCCTGGAATACAGCCGCCGCGCTCGCCAGCGGCGGCGCCGCCGGCGCCATCGATGCGCTGGTGCGCGAAAACGAACGCGCGCGCCGTTTCGGCTTCAGCGAGGACGAGCTGGCGCCCATCAAGAAATCGATGCTCCGCACCTACGAAAACGCCTACCGTGAACGCGACAAGACCGATTCCGCCGTGTATGCCGCCGAATACATGCGCAATTTCCTGGAAGGCGAATCGATTCCCGGCATCGACGCCGAGTACCGCTACGTGACCGAACTGGTGCCGGGCATCGGCCTGGACGAGATCAATGCCTACGCGCGCCGCGCCATTCCCGCGCCCGGCGCCGGCAAGCTGGTGGTCTATACGGGCCCGATTGCGGGCCCGACTGCAAGCCCGATCACGAGCCCAGTCGCCGCGGCCGCCGGCGCTGCGGGCAAGCCTGCCGCCGCGGCAAGCGGCGTAGTGGCTGGCGCACCGGCACCCGCCCCGGCCCCGCCGTCGAGCGAGCAATTGCTGGGCATGGTGAGCGCGGCCGAGACCCGCGCGGCCGCGGCACAGGCGCCATCCCAGGCTACCAAGGCGATGCCGGCGGCGCTGATGGCGGCGCCGCCGGCGCCCGGCCGCATCGTTGCCGAAAGCCGCGACGCACGCCTCGGGCTGACGCACCTGACGCTGTCGAACGGCGTCAAGGTCATCCTCAAGCCGACCGACTTCCGCAACGACCAGGTGCTGATGAGCGCGGTGCGCTTCGGCGGCCAGAGCCTGTTCGACGCGCCCGACATGTTCAACGCACGCTACGCCGACGACATCGTGGCCGCGATGGGCCTGAAGGACTTTTCGCCGACCGACCTGCGCCGCGTCCTGGCCGGCACGGCCGCCGGCGTGAGCGTCGGCCTGGGCGGCAATACCGACATGGTGGCCGGCAACGCCGGCGCCGCCGACGTCGAGACCATGCTGCAGATCGTCTGGCTGAAGTTCGCCGGTGTGCGCCGCGACGAGGACCTGTACCACGCCTTCGTCGGCAAGCAGATGGAACTGGCGCGCAACCGCCTGGCGCAACCCGGCGCGCGCTTCGGCGACGCCCTGCTCGACACCCTGTACGGCGGCGACCCGCGCACGCCGCGCGCGGCGCGCCCCGAAGACATCGCCCGCCTCGACCTGGACCGCGCCATCGCCATCTACCGCCAGCGCTTTTCCAGCGCGCGCGGCCTGACCTTCATCCTGGTCGGCAGCTTCGACGCGGACACGCTCAAGCCGCTGCTGGCGACCTACCTGGGCAGCCTGCCGGCTCCGCCCTTGCCGGCCGCCTACCGCGACCCCGGCCTGCGTCCAGTGAAAGGCGTGTTCAAGCGCGAAGTCAAGGGCGGCAGCGAGGACAAGAGCACGGTGTCCCTGACCTTCACCGGACCGGCCACGTTCGGCGACGCCGCTTCCGGCCACGGCAGCGGCAACGCCATGCGCGAGGAGTTGCGCCTGGCGGCCCTGGTCGAAGTGATGAACCTGCGCATCATCGACGTGCTGCGCGAACGACTCGGCCTGATCTACGGCGGCGGCATGGAAGCCAGCATGACGCGCATCCCCTACCCGCACTACTCGGTCGGCATCACCCTGCCGACCGGGCCGCGCAACGTCGACCGGCTGCTGCAGGCCGCCTTTGCCGAGATCGAGCGCATGCGCACCGAGGGACCGGCGCAGGCCGACCTGGATAAGGTCAAGGTCAACTGGCAGCAGAACTACCGCAAGTCGCTGCAGGAAAACGGCTACTGGCTGGGCATGCTGCAGGGCGCGCTGGTCGAGGGGACCGATCCGGCGCTGCTGCTGGACGTGGGGCAGGAGATCGGGCGCTTGCGCGTGGAGGACGTACGCGAGGCGGCGCGGCGCTACCTGGACATGGAAAACTACGTGCAGGTGGTGCTGAATCCGGAGAAGTGA
- the pilV gene encoding type IV pilus modification protein PilV produces the protein MRSGLSCCRFSVSTCDGFTLVEVLVALFVAALGIAGAAGIQAVALRSAREAARLADGVRLAAALAERMQTNPAAMALADHLNPYLQLDQEAGAALPAAASCYGADAACSPDQLARFDLMESAQALAARFPGGRLLACRDAAEPDPASGLLPWSCAAQPGAPVAIKLGWSERPGEAAVPRVLLVVAGGAS, from the coding sequence ATGCGTTCCGGGCTTTCCTGTTGCCGATTTTCTGTAAGCACCTGTGACGGCTTTACCCTGGTCGAAGTGCTGGTGGCGCTGTTCGTGGCCGCGCTCGGCATCGCCGGCGCCGCCGGCATCCAGGCCGTGGCGCTGCGCTCGGCGCGCGAGGCCGCGCGCCTGGCCGACGGCGTGCGCCTGGCCGCCGCGCTGGCCGAGCGCATGCAGACCAATCCGGCCGCCATGGCGCTGGCCGACCATCTGAATCCCTACCTTCAGCTCGACCAGGAAGCCGGCGCCGCCTTGCCCGCGGCGGCTTCGTGCTATGGCGCGGACGCCGCCTGCAGCCCCGACCAGCTGGCCCGCTTCGACCTGATGGAAAGCGCGCAGGCGCTGGCCGCGCGCTTTCCGGGCGGACGCCTGCTGGCCTGCCGCGACGCCGCCGAACCGGACCCGGCATCCGGCCTGCTGCCCTGGTCCTGCGCGGCCCAGCCGGGCGCACCGGTGGCGATCAAGCTGGGGTGGTCCGAGCGGCCCGGCGAGGCGGCCGTGCCCAGGGTGCTGCTGGTGGTGGCGGGAGGCGCGTCATGA
- a CDS encoding pilus assembly protein produces MSAIVPYRHSHPYPRPRPCPRFFAYRCQRGVALVCTLLLVLAAMLLGVSVARTAFGSVASARQERDRALAHAMAQAALRDAEADVAAVGAPSSARAAHFAAAPGSGFVAGCGRGADDLGLCLPAAADAPPVWQAIDLAAADAPEPVPYGRFSGAALAAGSGILPARLPAYLIERLAPPAGAGTAAGVAAAGAPAAGPDSWYRITAIGFGTRATTQVVLQALYRKPAPAAASTDAAGHGAASAAGPGGAGPPAAADGDGSGGNAGGSGGDSGNAGAPQQQPIEPLPAGRIGWREIANWPALHARAQQ; encoded by the coding sequence GTGAGCGCGATCGTGCCGTATCGACATTCGCATCCGTATCCGCGCCCGCGCCCATGCCCGCGCTTTTTCGCGTACCGGTGCCAGCGCGGCGTGGCGCTGGTGTGCACGCTGCTGCTGGTGCTGGCGGCCATGCTGCTGGGCGTGTCGGTGGCGCGCACCGCGTTCGGCTCGGTGGCGTCGGCGCGTCAGGAACGCGACCGGGCGCTGGCGCATGCCATGGCGCAGGCGGCGCTGCGCGATGCCGAAGCGGATGTCGCCGCCGTCGGGGCGCCGTCATCCGCGCGCGCGGCCCATTTCGCGGCCGCGCCAGGCAGCGGTTTCGTAGCCGGTTGCGGCCGCGGCGCCGACGATCTCGGCCTGTGCCTTCCCGCTGCGGCAGACGCGCCGCCGGTCTGGCAGGCGATCGACCTGGCCGCGGCCGACGCGCCCGAGCCGGTGCCGTACGGACGCTTCAGCGGCGCGGCGCTCGCGGCCGGCAGCGGCATCCTGCCGGCGCGGCTGCCGGCTTATCTCATCGAAAGACTGGCGCCGCCGGCAGGCGCCGGGACTGCCGCCGGAGTGGCTGCCGCCGGAGCGCCGGCCGCCGGTCCGGACTCCTGGTACCGCATCACGGCGATCGGCTTCGGGACGCGGGCCACGACCCAGGTGGTGCTGCAGGCGCTGTACCGCAAACCGGCGCCGGCCGCAGCTTCCACGGACGCAGCCGGGCATGGCGCAGCCAGCGCGGCGGGCCCGGGCGGTGCCGGACCACCCGCTGCGGCCGATGGCGACGGCAGCGGCGGCAATGCCGGCGGCAGTGGCGGGGACAGTGGCAACGCCGGTGCGCCGCAGCAGCAGCCGATCGAACCCTTGCCGGCCGGCCGCATCGGCTGGCGCGAGATCGCCAACTGGCCGGCGCTGCACGCACGCGCGCAGCAATGA
- a CDS encoding type IV pilin protein gives MKNINGFTLIEMLIVLAVLAIVAGLGYPSYAGHVVRAKRIEGQLALVEAMQRQERYFALHNTYVAFAADEADPAAQDAVWWSGARPAASAYELDGHACPGSTLAECVEIRARPGTDRVDGHFRDPACGALTLDSAGRQGARAGQAGQDGQAGAPVAARCWP, from the coding sequence ATGAAGAATATAAACGGTTTTACCCTGATCGAAATGCTGATCGTGCTGGCGGTGCTGGCCATCGTCGCCGGGCTGGGCTATCCCAGCTACGCCGGCCACGTCGTGCGCGCCAAGCGCATCGAAGGGCAATTGGCGCTGGTCGAGGCGATGCAGCGGCAGGAGCGCTATTTTGCCCTGCACAACACCTATGTCGCGTTCGCCGCGGACGAGGCCGACCCTGCAGCGCAGGACGCCGTCTGGTGGTCCGGCGCGCGGCCCGCCGCCAGCGCCTACGAACTCGACGGCCATGCCTGCCCCGGCAGCACGCTGGCCGAGTGCGTCGAGATCCGCGCCCGCCCCGGCACCGACAGGGTCGACGGGCATTTCCGCGATCCTGCCTGCGGCGCGCTGACGCTGGACAGCGCGGGGCGCCAGGGCGCCCGGGCCGGGCAGGCCGGGCAGGACGGGCAGGCCGGCGCCCCCGTGGCGGCGCGCTGCTGGCCATGA
- a CDS encoding GspH/FimT family protein, translating to MKIAAGKQSGLSLVELTLVLALAAVLLAAAAPNLEALLRTQQLKGAAGDLLAAIGMARSQALTRGLVVRLAPRDAAQADWTQGWRLFVDRDGDGLAGPADDLIVEHGALPGGMAAAFAFTNPAPPYYIAYNGAGRSCSDGGGNGNGAARYGTLSLFHGGAIRRIKINMLGRARLCDPARDASCDGASAPP from the coding sequence ATGAAGATCGCGGCAGGGAAGCAGAGCGGACTGTCGCTGGTCGAGCTGACGCTGGTGCTGGCGCTGGCCGCCGTGCTGCTGGCCGCCGCCGCGCCCAACCTGGAAGCGCTGCTGCGCACCCAGCAACTCAAGGGCGCCGCCGGCGACCTGCTGGCTGCCATCGGCATGGCGCGCAGCCAGGCGCTGACGCGCGGGCTGGTCGTCAGACTGGCGCCGCGCGACGCCGCGCAGGCCGACTGGACCCAAGGCTGGCGCCTGTTCGTCGACCGGGACGGCGACGGCCTGGCCGGGCCGGCGGACGACCTGATCGTCGAGCACGGCGCGCTGCCGGGCGGGATGGCCGCCGCCTTCGCCTTCACCAACCCGGCGCCGCCCTACTATATCGCCTACAATGGCGCCGGGCGCAGCTGCAGCGACGGCGGCGGCAACGGCAATGGCGCCGCGCGCTACGGCACGCTGTCGCTGTTCCACGGCGGCGCGATCCGGCGTATTAAAATCAACATGCTGGGCCGGGCGCGCCTGTGCGATCCGGCGCGCGACGCATCCTGCGACGGCGCATCCGCGCCGCCGTGA
- a CDS encoding S9 family peptidase, with protein sequence MWQREGLFVALLAAGLAGGLRPAQAADMHAYRGLAMSADGERIAAVETVDGARSSPRVVVRRSADGAVAASYDKADCGQCRFDAPAWSPDQQALAMIVSDPKAGSASVQVLRDGRMRTVATIKGVASTVRWSPDGRQIAFLATVEAKKLTGAVEAGARQVGEIGLAQAEDEQRIALVPAAGGEVRLVSPGDTFVYEYDWTPDGKGFVVTSAKGNGDNNWWVATLGHVDAASGALRVLAAPKMQMNMPHVSPDGRTVAFIGGLMSDFGSVGGDVFTVPFAGGEPVDATPGYKGSFNGIAWRGQELLASVQVGADSGVAAIDPAARSVKLLWQAPVSAAGARDGRFVFSADGKVAASVQEDYEHGARIVAGRLPQLAPITHDNDGFAPQVRAHSVAWTSEGFDVQGWLVGPRTVEAGKKYPMIVQVHGGPAAAVTPRYVSEGESGNVLVREMVRKGYYVFFPNPRGSYGQGLAFSSANKRDFGGGDWRDILAGVDAVLQQAPVDGERLGLMGHSYGGFMTMWGVTHSRRFKAAVASAGVANWISYYGQNGIDQWMVPFFGATMYDDPAIYRAASPIESIKAAVTPTLVLVGERDVECPPAQSLEFWHGLKAQGVPTALVIYADEGHAIRKPEHQRDQRERSLGWFDKYLK encoded by the coding sequence ATGTGGCAACGTGAAGGATTATTCGTGGCGCTGCTGGCCGCCGGGCTGGCTGGCGGCTTGCGCCCCGCGCAGGCGGCGGACATGCACGCTTACCGTGGACTGGCGATGAGCGCCGACGGCGAGCGCATCGCGGCGGTGGAAACCGTCGACGGCGCCAGGAGTAGCCCGCGCGTGGTGGTGCGGCGCAGCGCCGACGGCGCGGTCGCGGCCAGCTACGACAAGGCCGATTGCGGGCAATGCCGCTTCGACGCGCCGGCCTGGTCGCCCGACCAGCAGGCCCTGGCGATGATCGTCAGCGACCCCAAGGCCGGCAGCGCCAGCGTGCAGGTGCTGCGCGACGGCAGGATGAGGACGGTCGCGACGATCAAGGGCGTGGCCAGCACGGTGCGCTGGTCGCCGGACGGGCGCCAGATCGCCTTCCTGGCGACGGTCGAGGCCAAGAAGCTGACCGGCGCGGTGGAAGCGGGCGCGCGCCAGGTCGGCGAGATCGGCCTGGCGCAGGCGGAGGACGAGCAGCGCATCGCGCTGGTGCCGGCCGCCGGCGGCGAGGTGCGGCTGGTGTCGCCTGGTGACACCTTCGTCTACGAATACGACTGGACCCCGGACGGCAAGGGCTTCGTGGTCACCAGCGCCAAGGGCAACGGCGACAACAACTGGTGGGTGGCAACGCTCGGCCACGTCGACGCCGCCAGCGGCGCGCTGCGCGTGCTGGCCGCGCCGAAGATGCAGATGAACATGCCGCACGTGTCGCCGGACGGGCGCACGGTCGCCTTCATCGGCGGCCTGATGAGCGACTTCGGCTCGGTCGGCGGGGACGTGTTCACGGTGCCGTTCGCGGGCGGCGAGCCGGTCGACGCCACGCCGGGCTACAAGGGCAGTTTCAACGGCATCGCCTGGCGCGGCCAGGAACTGCTGGCCTCGGTGCAGGTGGGCGCCGACAGCGGCGTCGCCGCGATCGACCCGGCCGCGCGCAGCGTCAAGCTGCTGTGGCAGGCGCCGGTGTCGGCGGCGGGCGCGCGCGACGGCCGCTTCGTGTTCAGCGCCGACGGCAAGGTGGCGGCGTCGGTGCAGGAAGACTACGAGCACGGCGCGCGCATTGTCGCCGGCCGCCTGCCGCAGCTGGCGCCGATCACCCACGACAACGACGGCTTCGCGCCGCAGGTGAGGGCGCACAGCGTCGCCTGGACCAGCGAGGGCTTCGACGTGCAGGGCTGGCTGGTCGGGCCGCGCACGGTCGAGGCGGGCAAGAAGTATCCGATGATCGTGCAGGTGCACGGCGGTCCGGCGGCGGCGGTGACGCCGCGCTACGTGTCCGAGGGCGAGTCCGGCAACGTGCTGGTGCGCGAGATGGTGCGCAAGGGCTATTACGTGTTCTTCCCGAACCCGCGCGGCAGCTACGGCCAGGGCCTGGCCTTTTCCAGCGCCAACAAGCGCGATTTCGGCGGCGGCGACTGGCGCGACATCCTGGCCGGCGTCGACGCCGTGCTCCAGCAGGCGCCGGTGGACGGCGAACGCCTCGGCCTGATGGGCCACTCCTACGGCGGCTTCATGACCATGTGGGGCGTCACCCACAGCCGCCGCTTCAAGGCGGCGGTGGCCAGCGCCGGCGTGGCCAACTGGATCAGCTACTACGGCCAGAACGGCATCGACCAGTGGATGGTGCCGTTCTTCGGCGCCACCATGTACGACGACCCGGCGATCTACCGCGCCGCCTCGCCGATCGAGTCGATCAAGGCGGCGGTCACGCCGACGCTGGTGCTGGTCGGCGAGCGCGACGTCGAATGCCCGCCGGCGCAGTCGCTGGAATTCTGGCACGGCCTGAAGGCGCAGGGCGTGCCGACCGCGCTGGTGATCTACGCCGACGAGGGGCACGCGATCAGGAAGCCGGAGCACCAGCGCGACCAGCGCGAGCGCTCGCTGGGGTGGTTCGACAAATACCTGAAGTAA
- a CDS encoding PilW family protein, with protein sequence MMRPVIHPAMLPVTSPATRARARPPRGRRERGLTLVEMMVALTVGLGVALTAARLLLLANGAWAEQMEDAALDDGGRFALALVAQAVRQAGHVDLAQLDAPATPDAPPARLAGLDARSLGKAAPGIGAPLPDAANGSDVLAVRFPGAGPAPDGDGSVASCAGFAMPQGEEGWSIFYVARNADGEAELRCKYRGAANWSADAIVTGVDGFQVLYGLDTDTPRDGVPNRYVNAAAIDALDAGLGLGADQQALRRQTHWKRVASVRVSLLLHGARPTRADASAAGAAFDLFGAGYADTVGDADRGTSLQVAAFPAALRRRERRLFTTTVALPAPAL encoded by the coding sequence ATGATGCGGCCGGTGATCCATCCGGCGATGCTTCCGGTGACGTCGCCGGCGACCCGGGCCCGTGCGCGGCCCCCACGCGGCCGGCGCGAGCGCGGCCTGACCCTGGTCGAGATGATGGTCGCGCTGACGGTCGGGCTGGGCGTCGCCTTGACCGCCGCGCGCCTGCTGCTGCTCGCCAACGGCGCCTGGGCCGAGCAGATGGAAGACGCCGCGCTCGACGACGGCGGCCGCTTCGCGCTGGCGCTGGTCGCGCAGGCGGTGCGCCAGGCCGGCCACGTCGACTTGGCGCAGCTGGATGCGCCCGCCACGCCGGATGCGCCGCCGGCGCGCCTGGCGGGGCTGGATGCGCGCTCGCTCGGCAAGGCGGCGCCGGGCATCGGGGCGCCGCTGCCGGACGCCGCCAACGGCAGCGACGTGCTGGCGGTGCGCTTTCCCGGCGCCGGCCCTGCGCCCGACGGCGACGGCAGCGTGGCCAGCTGCGCCGGCTTCGCCATGCCGCAGGGCGAGGAGGGCTGGAGCATCTTCTACGTGGCGCGCAATGCCGATGGCGAGGCGGAATTGCGCTGCAAGTACCGCGGCGCCGCCAACTGGAGCGCCGACGCCATCGTCACCGGCGTCGACGGTTTCCAGGTGCTGTACGGCCTCGACACCGACACGCCGCGCGACGGCGTGCCCAACCGCTACGTCAATGCCGCCGCGATCGACGCGCTCGACGCCGGCCTCGGCCTGGGCGCCGATCAGCAGGCGCTGCGCCGCCAGACCCACTGGAAGCGCGTGGCCAGCGTGCGCGTCAGCCTGCTGCTGCACGGCGCCAGGCCGACGCGCGCGGACGCGAGTGCGGCCGGCGCCGCCTTCGACCTGTTCGGCGCCGGCTATGCGGACACCGTCGGCGACGCCGATCGGGGCACCTCGCTGCAGGTGGCCGCGTTTCCGGCGGCGTTGCGGCGGCGCGAGCGCCGCCTGTTCACCACGACGGTGGCGCTGCCGGCGCCGGCCCTGTGA